In Salmo trutta chromosome 28, fSalTru1.1, whole genome shotgun sequence, one DNA window encodes the following:
- the LOC115165346 gene encoding ragulator complex protein LAMTOR5-like: MESTLEQHLDDTMKNPAFVGVLCTDQQGHILGCRGSLSDEHGGVVSVLARQVASLTRDPTDSPTVCLESDSGNILVRAHGTITVAVHKMSS; encoded by the exons ATGGAGTCGACCCTCGAGCAACATCTTGATGATAC CATGAAGAATCCAGCATTTGTCGGAGTTCTCTGCACGGACCAACAGGGACATATTCTAGGCT GTCGTGGCTCTCTGTCTGATGAGCATGGTGGGGTGGTGTCTGTACTGGCCAGACAGGTAGCCTCTCTCACCAGAGACCCTACAGACAGCCCCACAGTGTGTCTGGAGTCAGATTCAGG GAATATTCTAGTGAGGGCACATGGAACCATCACAGTAGCTGTTCATAAGATGTCGTCATGA